The following is a genomic window from Adhaeribacter radiodurans.
CATTTTAGCGGTTTATACGTATTATATAGTTTACCATACAAATCCCTGCCTGCCTTTTACTAACTTAACGCTTTCTTGCCTTATTTGTGATGACGTATTCTGAAGAGAACCCAGGAAACAACCTGGATAAAGATAAACCCGAAGAACCAACCCGTGCTGGTTCTACTAATGTAAAGAACGATCCGTTTGTAGTAGGAATTGGCGCTTCGGCAGGAGGCTTGCAGGCGTTGCAGCTTTTTTTTGAGCATACTCCCCCGGATAGTGTGGCCTACGTAGTGGTGCAGCACCTGGCCCCGGAAAGCCAAAATGTGCTCAGCAGCATCTTAAAGCGCCAATCGGTATTATTAATTGCCGATATCCAGGACAGCATGCCCATAGAAGAAAACCGGGTGTATATAATGCCCGCCGGCAAGCACGTAATTATCAGGGATAATGTATTGTATTTAACCGATCGCCAAACCGAAATAAACACGTTACGGTCTATTGATTTATTTTTTAAATCATTGGCCACCGATAAAGGCAAAAAAGCGATTGGCGTTATATTATCGGGTACCGGCAACGATGGTGCCGAGGGGGTAACGGCAATTAAAAAAGCCGGGGGCCTGGTAGTGGTGCAAGATCCGGAAACAGCTAAGTTCGATGGCATGCCGCGCAATGCTATTCAAAAAGGGCACGCTAATTTTGTATTGCCGCCCGAGCTTATGCCCGAAGAAATTTTTAATTACGTTAAAGTTGCGCCCTTATCCGAGGAAATATCCGAATCTATTAAGAGCCAAAACAACGAAACCATAGAACAAATATTGGGCATGGTACACGACCGCACCGGCCTGGATTTTCATAATTATAAGCGGCCTACTATTATCCGGCGTTTGTCGCGGCGAATGGCGGTTACCAACCAATACAACCTGGTCGATTATTTAGATTACCTGCAACTGCACCTCGAAGAAGTAGAAACCATTAGCCGGGAATTTTTAATTGGCGTAACCAAGTTTTTTCGCGACGAAGATGCCTTTGAGGTAATAGAGCATTCGGTAATCCCCGATTTAATCGACGAAATAGAAAACTCCGGTCAGTTACGTATTTGGGTAGCCGGTTGCTCTACCGGCGAGGAAGCTTACTCTCTGGCTATTTTAGTGCGCGAATATCTCGAAAACACCAAAAAAGACATTGAAGTAAAAGTATTTGCTTCGGATATTGATCGGAACTCGCTGGAATTTGCCGGTAAAGGTTTATACCCCTACAGCAGCTTGCACGAGGTATCGGAACAGCGAATCTTGAAATATTTTGTGAAAGAAGAAGGCAAGTACCGGGTATGTCAGCAAATCCGGAAAATGGTAATTTTTGCGCCCCATAATATTATCAGCGACCCGCCTTTTAGCAAAATAAATCTGGTGAGTTGCCGCAACATGCTCATTTACCTGAATCCTTTGCTTCAGAAAAAAGTAATGGCCAAGTTTCATTATGCCCTCCAGAAAAGTGGTTACCTGTTTTTAGGTTCCAGCGAGAGCGTGGGCGACATGAAAAACTTTGTGGAGATTAATAAAAAATGGAAAATTTTCCGCAACACGGAGCAAGCTATGCCTCTGGGCCTGGAGAATTTTTCGGTTGGCTTAACCCGCAAAGATTATAATCCGGATAATCAAAAATTTATTCGGGAGGTAAGCCATAATCTGGCGCTTACCAATCATATTGCCGAAGCTTTAAACGAAACCCTGCTGGAAGAACTCGGGTACGCTGCGGTTTACGTCGACGAAAATTTTAACGTTATGCATGGGGCCGGTAATTATAATCATTACCTTACTTTGCCGGACAGAGCGCTTACCATGAATTTGCTGAAAATGGTACCCGCCGATTTGGCTTTGAACCTGGGCACACTGCTTCGCAAAGCCGTACGCGATAAAGAAAAAATTACCATTACCAACGTACAGGTTCGTCACCACGACGTGATGCGCCGCCTGAACTTAGTAATAAAACCTTACTTAGAGGACCGCCGCTTACTGCAAAAATTTATTCTAGTGCTTTTCTCCGAAGAAGTGTCGGAGTCTATTGGCATTAAAGATCCCGAAAAACATTGGTACGAACAGCAAAACGAAAGCCGGGTTTCTGACCTGGAACTGGAATTGCAGCACACCAAAGAAGATTTGCAGGCCGTGGTAGAAGAATTGGAAACTTCGAACGAAGAACTGCAAAGTACTAATGAAGAACTGCTTTCGTCAAACGAAGAATTGCAAAGCACCAACGAAGAACTGCAATCGTTAAACGAAGAGCTGCATACCATTAACGCCGAGCACCAGTATAAAATAAAATTGCTGATGGAGCTCGACGACGACCTGAATAATTATTTCCGGAGCACCAATATCAGCCAGATTTTTGTGGATCGTAAACTGGAAATCCGGAAATATACGCCATCCGCTACCCAACAGATTAACTTAATTGAAAGCGACATAGGCCGTTCTATTTACCAGATTTCTAATAATTTAATTTATAACAATTTAATTGAAGATATAAGAGAGGTAATTGTCCGGCCCACTCCCATTGAGAAAGAAGTACAAGACAAAGTGGGTACCTGGTATTTAATGCGGGTAATGCCTTACATTACCCAGGATGGCCGGATAGACGGCGCCATTATTATTTTTATAGATATTAATGAAATTAAAAGTTTGCAGTTATTGCATTCGGGTATTTTAAACAGTTCTGTAAATTTAATTCAGGCTTTTAAGTCTATTCGCAACCAGGCTGGCCAAATTGTAGATTTTGAATGGAGTTTGTTAAACGCGCCGGCCCAGGAATTTTTAAAATGTTCCGAGTTTCAACTCCTTAGCCGGCGCATCCGACAAGAATTTCCGGATTTTTTACAACCTGATTTATTTAATAAATTAGTGCAGGTAGTAGAAACCGAGCAAACTTTAAAAACAGAAGTAAACCAGGAATACGAAGGTAAAACCTACTGGTTTTACGTAGTAGCGGTTAAACTTAACGATGGCCTGGTACTAACTTTTAATGATATTACCGACCGCAAACTGGCCGAAGAAGAACTAGAGACAAACCGCTACTTTGTGCGGCAAATAGCCGAAACCTCTCCTGATTTAATTTATGTGTTTGACCTGGCTACGCAACAAGAGATTTACGTGAACCGCAGTATTGCCGAAGCCTTGGGCTACTCGCCCGAAGAATTTAATCACAATCCGGAATTTATTTTGCTTCAACTCGCTCACCCGGACGATGTACCGCGGCTAAAAGATTTTTTACAAAAACCCAGTATTTCGGAGGATAGTCCTATTCAGGAATTAATGTACCGGGTAAATGACGCAAAAGGCCAATATTGTTGGTTCCGCGACCGCTTTACGGTGTTTAAATACGCTCCCACCGGCGAACCCCTGCAAATAATGAGTGTGGCCCAGGATGTAACCGGCGAAGTAACTACCCAGGAGAAATTAAAGCACGAAAAAGAATTTTCGGAAAGCCTGCTCAATAACAGCATCGATGGTATTGTGGCCTTTGATATGGATGCCCGTATAACTGCCTGGAATACCGTAATGGAAGAATACAACGGCCTACCTCGGGAAGAAGTATTAGGTAAAAGTATTTTCGAGCTTTTTCCGGAATATCGGATTAACGACGAAGGTAAAGCCATACAAAAAGCTTTAGAAGGCGAAAAAACCATATTGCACGATCACCCTTACGGGCTGCGGCAAGGCTATTACGAAACCATTACCATTCCGCTCTTCGACAATGAAGGGAAAGTAATGGGCGGTTTTAGTATTATCCACGATATTACCGAACGCAAGCGCCTGGAAGATGAGCGCATTAATACCAAACTAAACCAACAAAAAGAAATCTTAAATGTTATTCTGGAAACCCAGGAAAGCGAACGTAAACGAATTTCAGAGGCGCTGCACAATGGTTTGGGTCAGTTGCTTTATGCCACTAAGTTAAAGCTCAGTGACATGCACCCCGATAAAAAGGAAGATAAAGAATTACAAACCGGTATTGATACATTATTGAACGATGCCATTAGAGAAACCCGCCAGCTTTCGTTTGAGTTAATGCCTTCTATCCTGCGCGATTTTGGTTTAGCCGCTGCCATTCAGGAAATCTGCAAACGGGTAAATTCTACTAAAATTCAGTTGCAATGCGAAGTATTGGGTTTACCCGACCGGCTCGATGAAATACTGGAAACGGCCATTTTCCGGATTTGCCAGGAA
Proteins encoded in this region:
- a CDS encoding CheR family methyltransferase; amino-acid sequence: MTYSEENPGNNLDKDKPEEPTRAGSTNVKNDPFVVGIGASAGGLQALQLFFEHTPPDSVAYVVVQHLAPESQNVLSSILKRQSVLLIADIQDSMPIEENRVYIMPAGKHVIIRDNVLYLTDRQTEINTLRSIDLFFKSLATDKGKKAIGVILSGTGNDGAEGVTAIKKAGGLVVVQDPETAKFDGMPRNAIQKGHANFVLPPELMPEEIFNYVKVAPLSEEISESIKSQNNETIEQILGMVHDRTGLDFHNYKRPTIIRRLSRRMAVTNQYNLVDYLDYLQLHLEEVETISREFLIGVTKFFRDEDAFEVIEHSVIPDLIDEIENSGQLRIWVAGCSTGEEAYSLAILVREYLENTKKDIEVKVFASDIDRNSLEFAGKGLYPYSSLHEVSEQRILKYFVKEEGKYRVCQQIRKMVIFAPHNIISDPPFSKINLVSCRNMLIYLNPLLQKKVMAKFHYALQKSGYLFLGSSESVGDMKNFVEINKKWKIFRNTEQAMPLGLENFSVGLTRKDYNPDNQKFIREVSHNLALTNHIAEALNETLLEELGYAAVYVDENFNVMHGAGNYNHYLTLPDRALTMNLLKMVPADLALNLGTLLRKAVRDKEKITITNVQVRHHDVMRRLNLVIKPYLEDRRLLQKFILVLFSEEVSESIGIKDPEKHWYEQQNESRVSDLELELQHTKEDLQAVVEELETSNEELQSTNEELLSSNEELQSTNEELQSLNEELHTINAEHQYKIKLLMELDDDLNNYFRSTNISQIFVDRKLEIRKYTPSATQQINLIESDIGRSIYQISNNLIYNNLIEDIREVIVRPTPIEKEVQDKVGTWYLMRVMPYITQDGRIDGAIIIFIDINEIKSLQLLHSGILNSSVNLIQAFKSIRNQAGQIVDFEWSLLNAPAQEFLKCSEFQLLSRRIRQEFPDFLQPDLFNKLVQVVETEQTLKTEVNQEYEGKTYWFYVVAVKLNDGLVLTFNDITDRKLAEEELETNRYFVRQIAETSPDLIYVFDLATQQEIYVNRSIAEALGYSPEEFNHNPEFILLQLAHPDDVPRLKDFLQKPSISEDSPIQELMYRVNDAKGQYCWFRDRFTVFKYAPTGEPLQIMSVAQDVTGEVTTQEKLKHEKEFSESLLNNSIDGIVAFDMDARITAWNTVMEEYNGLPREEVLGKSIFELFPEYRINDEGKAIQKALEGEKTILHDHPYGLRQGYYETITIPLFDNEGKVMGGFSIIHDITERKRLEDERINTKLNQQKEILNVILETQESERKRISEALHNGLGQLLYATKLKLSDMHPDKKEDKELQTGIDTLLNDAIRETRQLSFELMPSILRDFGLAAAIQEICKRVNSTKIQLQCEVLGLPDRLDEILETAIFRICQELLNNILKHSQATEASIQILNQKTKIVLRVEDNGIGFDPEQVDITGLGLSSIRNRLQLIDGTLDIDSEPGKGSLFTIKFNKTKLK